One Carya illinoinensis cultivar Pawnee chromosome 5, C.illinoinensisPawnee_v1, whole genome shotgun sequence genomic window, GCAAAAAAATCAATGGTTCTTTCATTGACTGCTTTGCTAATGGAACTTCACCACTTGAGTCGTTGGACATATCTGATAATCATGTCAAAGGCTCTCTTCCAGAAAATATTGGATATCTTCTTCCAAGCTTAATTAGCTTTATCGTGTCCTCAAATGCACTAGAAGGCAACATTCCTTGGTCCTTTGGTTATCTGCCTTTCCATTGTGTAGACCTTTCTCATAACATGCTCTTAGGAACAGTACTGCAGAGTTTGACTAGAACTGGCATGTGACTCATGGTGCTAGATTTATCAAACAACAAATTGCAAGGACAAATGCTCTAAAAGGACACGAGCATGACAATGTTGAGGATCTTATATCTGAGTAGCAATCACTTTAAAGGAGTAATCTCCCCTACCATATTAAACAGTCCAAATTTACTCATCCTAGATGTTCAAGATAATGACTTGTCTGGTGATATTCCAGAGTGGTTGTATGATCATCCTTGCTTGGTAACATTCATTTTAAGTGAAAATCGCTTTTAACACCTACCCTGAAGACTGTGTCAGATGAAAACACTGCAAGTTTTTGACATCTCCCACAATCATCTTTCAGGAGGTATTCCATTCTTCCTTGATAACATTACTTTCTGGAACAAGAGTTCTCCAAGCCCTACTTACTGGAATGACTGTCAAAAAACTTGTTCTACAGTATACCTACCTATTTCAAGATGATTATATTCGGTCGTTCATACCATCGGAAACTCAAATGTCTCTGCTCATAAAAAATAGGTTATATACTTTCAAAGGTAATCCTCTCTTGATGATGACGGAAATTGACCTGTCATCTAACCAGTTGATAGGTAGCGTTCCTTCTGAAATGGGAGAACTGTCACAACTTCGGTTCTTGAACTTTTCAATTAACTCTCTAACAGGTTTCATTCCAATCTCTTTTCAAAACTTGAGAAGCATGGAGAGTTTGGATTTTTCTCACAACAAGTTGAGAGGAAGAATCCCTTCTGAATTGGTTGGACTCACTTCTCTATCTGTATTTAGTGTTGCCTACAACAATATATCAGGTAGATACCCATTTGAGCATCAATTCTCAACTTTCACAA contains:
- the LOC122310045 gene encoding receptor-like protein 45; its protein translation is MTMLRILYLSSNHFKGVISPTILNSPNLLILDVQDNDLSGDIPEWLYDHPCLEVFHSSLITLLSGTRVLQALLTGMTVKKLVLQYTYLFQDDYIRSFIPSETQMSLLIKNRLYTFKGNPLLMMTEIDLSSNQLIGSVPSEMGELSQLRFLNFSINSLTGFIPISFQNLRSMESLDFSHNKLRGRIPSELVGLTSLSVFSVAYNNISGRYPFEHQFSTFTSQCYEGNLELCGDPLPRKCSTANQSEPKEKKGIRMIDHHFFFYAFVTVSYALGFWAFFGILNIKKNSRHKYFKDVDGYIESLFELLSKYR